Proteins from one Naumovozyma castellii chromosome 3, complete genome genomic window:
- the NCAS0C05660 gene encoding uncharacterized protein has translation MLLRNLFLLSTIIVQAHALSTTTLKQTKKFTSYICPTCVTITEAESLSTMTLKQTKHFTSYICPTCITVTFKRDETIPSSVVPSTFADRAILTETVFTTIPITETFATTNLNDITVTNTISVTFTDKITQLENFTNTIFHTHEINMTNTIFDTETTQLIQTMYMTKTAEITNTKVQTNEVTNSITKTITKEVSTTETNTVTFTQTNTMTATTTVEETTTITETNLITSTTQVLNKVIETINVTNSVPLTIYETEQLTDYRTYTDHVTKTNDIYETITSNVIKTVTSQLVEQVTETSELTETFKTTETTVFTSTRDETSLILITLTSTFVTTSPYYTTMTVPRTMNVTQLVTSFTLVPRTTDVTRTIDRTIDITNIDAVTHTNIITSVVSTTQTDVVTQVNTQTANNTKTLTTVNTVESIIPVTSTMVQLVTSTDRLLQIQTSTLIIPTTINVTRTNTLTSTSLTILPKTVFSTNIFTTTNTFNTTMIVTDHLTSTDILTSIVPITTIEMMTKTTVQTFNETTTFETTTTFETVLPITSTSIQIVKVTDKSLEIETSTLTIPFTTNVTNTETHTLTTTTTIPQIVTSTNVMSSTRVFYSTIIVEDYHTSTVEITTIDRLTTVVPITQTTVQTQVTTQIFNATSTLVTVSTSETIVPVTSVTVATFKTTDKSLEVQTSTLTVPMTSNVTSTTIVSLTSISIIPQTTILTNVWTSTRVLNATRLVTSTERVTSTDILTAVIALNRTEIRTETSTHVIMLRSLSTSTSTLQIIIPTTSTLTQTLITTDVSLEVQTSTFITTLVKNFTRTQVMNVISTSIIPQTTISTAIINLTHLYNTTITLLDHTTSVGLLNSTVLLTNLIPATRTELLTRIITQTYNTTSIYLTTNTVQSMIPVTSTLTKVIKTIDRSLEFQTSTLIIPVTKNVTGVSTVMLTATTVIPQTVKVTTVLTSTDIFSRTNSLTVTSNKTMTDELKVTRTVTSVTPITSTYFRTIMKTNVFNTTDVFFTTKMSDLLVPVTVTINETAKYTDKYLNIYTNTQTIPFIKNTTSTVSLLISKITTIPRTTIITNIVNSTVVFNKTLITTEHVYKTDDVTSTVVVISLDAGTPTQICSSTKRTVTLETILYTSTSLLPTTKSTTRETYKASVTDSTGVLTSGHTLTKTLKSTSYTKESGRATSQIQSDLTDVDNVDTTVYSGKTLMSTNSIGSMKSNAQASVAKGSKLTIKKSDSVATETETKPRYTSVIISGTNLSPRISYASSYTTLSSNSGSTLNTVAAAAVHVSSSETLTAKSSISSTQSAINIVTSVHEGGAFKLRSSIPLWLFSFFYLFF, from the coding sequence ATGCTGCTAAGGAATCTGTTTCTTTTAAGTACAATAATAGTACAGGCACATGCATTATCAACAACGACATTAAAGCAAACCAAAAAATTTACCTCATATATTTGTCCAACATGTGTAACTATTACCGAGGCTGAATCATTATCTACTATGACATTAAAGCAGACTAAACACTTCACGTCGTATATTTGTCCCACTTGTATTACCGTGACCTTCAAGAGAGACGAAACTATTCCTTCTTCTGTGGTTCCTTCAACTTTTGCTGACAGGGCAATTCTTACCGAGACTGTGTTCACAACGATTCCCATCACAGAGACCTTTGCAACAACAAATCTTAATGATATCACTGTTACAAATACTATATCTGTTACCTTTACAGATAAAATAACTCaacttgaaaatttcaCTAATACCATCTTTCATACTCATGAAATCAATATGACAAATACAATTTTTGACACTGAGACTACTCAACTCATTCAAACAATGTACATGACAAAAACTGCAGAAATAACTAATACCAAAGTTCAAACCAATGAAGTGACTAATTCCATTACGAAAACAATTACTAAAGAGGTATCAACAACAGAGACAAACACTGTTACATTTACTCAAACTAATACCATGACGGCAACCACCACAGTTGAAGAAACGACTACGATAACCGAAACAAATTTAATCACCTCAACTACTCAGGTTTTGAACAAAgttattgaaacaattaatgTAACTAATAGCGTTCCTCTTACCATTTATGAAACAGAACAATTAACCGATTATCGAACGTATACTGACCATGTGACCAAAACAAATGATATATATGAAACAATAACAAGTAATGTTATCAAAACAGTTACTTCACAATTGGTAGAACAGGTAACAGAAACGTCTGAGCTCACCGAAACATTTAAAACAACCGAAACGACTGTGTTTACAAGCACAAGGGATGAAACATCATTAATCTTGATAACTTTGACCTCTACGTTTGTCACGACATCTCCATACTACACTACAATGACGGTCCCACGTACAATGAATGTTACGCAATTGGTCACCTCTTTTACTCTAGTTCCTAGGACAACAGATGttacaagaacaattgaCCGAACCATAGATATTACTAATATCGATGCAGTAACTCAtacaaatattattacttcAGTTGTTTCCACCACCCAAACTGATGTTGTTACTCAGGTAAATACACAAACCGCCAATAATACAAAAACTCTTACAACAGTAAATACAGTTGAAAGCATCATACCTGTTACTTCTACCATGGTACAGCTTGTTACAAGCACAGATAGGCTACTTCAAATTCAGACTTCTACTTTGATTATTCCAACCACTATCAACgttacaagaacaaatacATTGACGTCAACATCCTTGACTATTTTGCCAAAAACTGTTTTTTCAACGAATATATTCACCACCACAAACACATTTAACACAACAATGATAGTAACAGATCACTTGACTAGCACAGACATTTTAACCTCAATAGTACCAATTACTACCATTGAGATGATGACCAAAACAACAGTTCAAACGTTCAACGAAACAACTACATTTGAGACGACTACAACATTTGAGACAGTTCTGCCAATCACGTCTACATCTATTCAAATTGTCAAGGTGACAGACAAATCtttggaaattgaaacatcTACACTGACAATTCCATTCACTACTAATGTAACAAACACAGAAACACATACTTTGACAACAACTACAACTATTCCACAAATTGTAACATCAACTAATGTAATGAGTTCGACTAGAGTATTTTATAGTACAATAATTGTGGAGGATTACCATACTTCGACAGTAGAGATAACAACGATTGATCGTTTAACAACCGTGGTTCCCATAACGCAGACGACAGTACAGACACAGGTTACGACCCAGATATTCAATGCTACGAGCACGCTTGTTACTGTTAGCACCTCTGAAACGATTGTTCCAGTGACGTCTGTAACCGTTGCGACGTTCAAGACTACTGACAAGTCACTTGAGGTCCAGACTTCTACTCTAACTGTCCCTATGACCTCGAATGTTACTAGTACTACTATTGTGAGCTTGACAAGCATCTCAATCATTCCCCAGACGACTATTTTGACAAATGTATGGACTTCAACAAGGGTACTCAATGCTACTAGGTTGGTAACTTCTACTGAAAGGGTAACATCCACGGATATACTAACCGCTGTCATAGCATTAAATAGAACGGAAATTCGTACCGAAACATCGACCCATGTTATTATGCTAAGAAGTTTGTCAACATCTACCAGTACCttgcaaataataataccaacCACTTCAACATTAACCCAAACTTTGATAACTACGGATGTATCACTAGAGGTCCAAACTTCAACATTCATAACAACATTAGTTAAAAACTTCACAAGAACACAAGTTATGAACGTAATATCCACATCCATAATTCCGCAGACCACGATTTCGACAGCTATTATAAATCTCACACATTTGTACAATACCACAATCACTTTGCTAGACCATACTACTTCTGTAGGGCTACTTAACTCCACAGTTCTTTTAACCAACTTGATTCCTGCCACTAGGACGGAACTACTGACAAGGATAATAACTCAAACCTATAATACGACCAGCATATACTTAACAACGAACACGGTACAAAGCATGATTCCGGTAACATCAACATTAACGAAGGTCATTAAAACTATTGACAGATCACTCGAATTTCAAACTTCTACTTTAATTATCCCAGTCACCAAGAATGTCACTGGCGTTAGTACAGTTATGCTTACAGCAACGACAGTGATTCCTCAAACTGTCAAAGTAACTACTGTATTAACTTCTACAGATATTTTCAGTAGAACAAATAGTTTAACAGTTACTTCCAATAAAACTATGactgatgaattgaaagtgACAAGGACTGTTACATCAGTGACCCCAATAACGTCTACTTATTTCagaacaataatgaaaactAACGTTTTCAATACAACTGATGTATTTTTCACAACAAAAATGAGTGACCTGCTCGTTCCTGTAACAGTTACCATTAATGAGACTGCCAAATATACcgataaatatttgaatatttatacCAATACGCAAACAATCccatttattaaaaatacTACTAGTACTGTCTCGTTACTTATTTCTAAAATCACCACAATTCCAAGGACTACTATTATCACCAACATTGTAAACTCCACAGTTGTATTTAACAAAACATTAATAACAACCGAGCACGTCTATAAAACAGATGACGTTACATCAACTGTTGTAGTAATATCTTTAGATGCGGGTACGCCAACCCAAATATGTTCGTCAACTAAACGTACTGTAACGCTTGAAACAATATTATATACATCAACCTCGCTACTGCCTACTACTAAGAGTACCACAAGAGAAACATACAAGGCAAGTGTTACTGATTCGACCGGTGTTTTAACATCCGGACATACATTGACCAAGACCCTCAAATCAACTTCCTACACAAAGGAATCAGGGAGAGCAACGTCACAAATTCAATCGGATCTAACCGATGTCGACAACGTAGATACAACGGTCTATAGTGGAAAAACTTTGATGTCTACTAATTCCATAGGAAGTATGAAATCAAATGCTCAAGCTAGTGTTGCTAAGGGAAGCAAATTGACAATCAAAAAATCTGACAGTGTTGCCACAGAAACGGAAACGAAACCAAGATATACCTCAGTAATAATAAGTGGCACAAACCTTTCACCAAGAATCTCTTATGCTTCCTCTTACACAACtttatcttccaattctggTAGTACTTTAAACACGGTTGCGGCCGCAGCGGTTCATGTCTCCAGCTCAGAAACTTTGACCGCCAAGAGCAGTATCTCTTCTACTCAATCGGCCATTAACATTGTTACGTCTGTACATGAAGGTGGTGCGTTCAAGTTGAGAAGTTCCATCCCATTGTGgttattttcctttttctATCTGTTTTTTTGA